Proteins encoded in a region of the Streptomyces akebiae genome:
- a CDS encoding response regulator produces MPAALKIVLAEDSVLLREGLVGVLTRFGHEVVAAVGDADALITAVSSYAPDLVVTDVRMPPGLTDEGLRAALELRAANPALPVLVLSQYVQRAYAADLLDTGDGTGVGYLLKDRIGQVEQFAEAVERVAAGGTVVDPEVVRQLLRRRRDPLAALTPREREVLALVAEGKSNGAVARELVVTEAAVGKHIGNILGKLDLPPAEDTHRRVLAVLAYLRA; encoded by the coding sequence GTGCCCGCAGCGCTGAAGATCGTGCTCGCCGAGGACAGCGTGCTGCTGCGGGAAGGGCTCGTCGGCGTCCTGACCCGCTTCGGACACGAGGTCGTCGCGGCGGTCGGCGACGCGGACGCACTGATCACGGCCGTGTCCTCGTACGCCCCCGACCTCGTCGTCACCGACGTCCGCATGCCGCCCGGCCTCACCGACGAGGGACTGCGCGCCGCGCTCGAACTCCGCGCGGCGAACCCCGCCCTGCCCGTCCTCGTCCTCAGCCAGTACGTCCAACGGGCCTACGCCGCCGATCTGCTGGACACCGGCGACGGCACCGGCGTCGGCTATCTGCTCAAGGACCGCATCGGCCAGGTCGAACAGTTCGCGGAGGCCGTGGAGCGGGTCGCGGCCGGGGGCACGGTCGTCGACCCCGAGGTCGTACGGCAGCTGCTGCGGCGCCGTCGCGATCCGCTGGCGGCGCTCACCCCGCGCGAGCGGGAGGTGCTCGCGCTGGTCGCCGAGGGGAAGTCGAACGGGGCCGTCGCCCGGGAGCTGGTCGTCACCGAGGCGGCCGTCGGCAAGCACATCGGCAACATCCTGGGAAAGCTGGACCTGCCCCCGGCGGAGGACACCCATCGGAGGGTGCTGGCGGTGCTGGCGTACCTGCGGGCGTGA
- a CDS encoding IclR family transcriptional regulator has product MALKHEPTAPYHSAQDALRVLETVARHAGGVTDAEIARRTGVDSERLTALLRMLRREGYVEQTTDGAYVSGAALARLGSAQGHDQALREQLQHTLDRLRDSVGAAVYVTRYLDGEIQVTGWADSPAMPAVHEWVDFRSCAHATAFGKGLLGQLDLNGRRDHLSRHRPARLTARTITNEKVLLSKLDAQTPTVPVLDLQEYAPGTVCAAVPITAGSAVGCLALSLPLRHAHRLRAAANTLNRGAAPVLLSLAI; this is encoded by the coding sequence GTGGCGCTCAAGCACGAGCCGACCGCGCCGTACCACTCGGCCCAGGACGCCCTGCGCGTCCTGGAGACGGTGGCGCGGCACGCAGGTGGCGTCACCGACGCCGAGATCGCCCGTCGCACCGGCGTCGACAGTGAGCGGTTGACCGCGCTCCTGCGGATGCTGCGTCGCGAGGGGTATGTGGAACAGACCACCGACGGCGCCTACGTCAGTGGTGCCGCACTCGCCCGGCTGGGCTCCGCCCAGGGTCATGACCAGGCCCTGCGCGAGCAGCTCCAGCACACCCTCGACCGGCTCCGCGACTCCGTGGGCGCCGCCGTCTACGTCACCCGCTATCTGGACGGGGAGATCCAGGTCACCGGCTGGGCCGACAGCCCGGCCATGCCCGCGGTCCACGAGTGGGTCGACTTCCGCTCCTGCGCCCATGCCACCGCGTTCGGCAAGGGCCTGCTGGGCCAGCTCGACCTCAACGGCCGCCGCGACCACCTCTCGCGGCACCGCCCGGCCCGGCTCACCGCCCGCACGATCACCAACGAGAAGGTGCTGCTGAGCAAACTCGACGCCCAGACACCCACGGTCCCGGTCCTCGACCTCCAGGAGTACGCGCCCGGCACGGTCTGCGCGGCCGTCCCCATCACCGCGGGCTCCGCCGTCGGCTGCCTCGCGCTGTCGCTGCCGCTGAGGCACGCGCACCGGCTGCGGGCGGCGGCGAACACGCTGAACCGGGGAGCGGCGCCGGTCCTGCTGTCGTTGGCGATCTAG
- the ehuA gene encoding ectoine/hydroxyectoine ABC transporter ATP-binding protein EhuA — protein sequence MKEPESPGKPVADTGELIRFENVTKRFGSNTVLDRLDFSVDAGKHVTLIGPSGSGKTTILRLLMTLTKPDEGTITVGGQRLFPASDKQCREVRKNIGMVFQQFNLFPNMKVLRNITEAPVTVLGLSKDEAEARARELLDMVGLADKCDAYPTQLSGGQQQRVAIARALAMRPQVLLLDEVTSALDPELVAGVLDLLRDIARTTDITMLCVTHEMNFARDISDQVLMFDSGQVIESGSPEKIFGDPSHERTREFLGAVI from the coding sequence ATGAAAGAACCCGAGTCGCCCGGCAAGCCTGTGGCGGACACGGGTGAACTGATCCGCTTCGAGAACGTGACCAAACGATTCGGCAGCAACACCGTCCTCGACCGGCTGGACTTCTCGGTCGACGCGGGCAAGCACGTCACGCTGATCGGCCCGTCCGGCTCCGGCAAGACGACGATCCTGCGGCTGCTGATGACCCTGACCAAGCCCGACGAGGGGACGATCACGGTCGGCGGGCAGCGGCTGTTCCCGGCGAGCGACAAGCAGTGCCGTGAGGTCCGCAAGAACATCGGGATGGTGTTCCAGCAGTTCAACCTCTTCCCCAACATGAAGGTGCTGCGCAACATCACCGAGGCGCCCGTCACCGTCCTCGGTCTCTCCAAGGACGAGGCCGAGGCGCGGGCCCGCGAACTGCTCGACATGGTCGGGCTCGCCGACAAGTGCGACGCCTATCCGACCCAGCTCTCCGGCGGACAGCAGCAGCGGGTGGCCATCGCGCGGGCGCTGGCGATGCGTCCGCAGGTGCTGCTGCTCGACGAGGTGACGTCCGCGCTCGACCCCGAGCTGGTCGCGGGCGTGCTCGACCTGCTCAGGGACATCGCCCGCACCACCGACATCACGATGCTCTGCGTGACCCACGAGATGAACTTCGCCCGGGACATCTCGGACCAAGTTCTGATGTTCGATTCTGGCCAGGTGATCGAGTCGGGCAGCCCCGAGAAGATCTTCGGCGACCCGTCGCACGAACGTACGCGGGAGTTCCTCGGCGCGGTCATCTGA
- the ehuD gene encoding ectoine/hydroxyectoine ABC transporter permease subunit EhuD, whose protein sequence is MNWDWNAVTDFLPHFRDGLLVTLQALALGSVVSFLLGLVWALLVRTPTRWVSWPVGVVTEFIRNTPLLVQLFFLFYVLPEWGLTFSALTTGVFAIGLHYSTYTMQVYRAGIEAVPVGQWEAATALNLPVRRTWTVVILPQAVRRVVPALGNYVISMLKDTPILMVITVPEMLSEARLYAQETFRFTEPLTVIGVAFILISYLASLLLRTLERRLVR, encoded by the coding sequence ATGAACTGGGACTGGAACGCGGTCACCGACTTCCTGCCGCACTTCCGGGACGGCCTGCTGGTCACCCTGCAGGCGCTGGCCCTGGGGTCGGTCGTCTCCTTCCTGCTCGGGCTGGTGTGGGCGCTGCTGGTGCGGACGCCGACCCGCTGGGTGAGCTGGCCGGTGGGCGTGGTCACGGAGTTCATCCGGAACACCCCCCTGCTGGTCCAGTTGTTCTTCCTCTTCTACGTGCTGCCGGAGTGGGGGCTGACCTTCTCGGCGCTGACCACGGGCGTCTTCGCGATCGGGCTGCACTACTCGACGTACACGATGCAGGTCTACCGGGCCGGTATCGAGGCGGTGCCGGTGGGCCAGTGGGAGGCGGCGACGGCGTTGAACCTGCCGGTGCGGCGCACCTGGACGGTGGTGATCCTGCCGCAGGCGGTCCGCCGGGTGGTGCCCGCGCTGGGCAACTACGTGATCTCGATGCTCAAGGACACACCGATCCTGATGGTCATCACGGTCCCGGAGATGCTGAGCGAGGCACGGCTCTACGCCCAGGAGACCTTCCGTTTCACCGAGCCCCTGACCGTCATCGGGGTGGCCTTCATCCTCATCTCCTATCTGGCCTCCCTGCTTCTGCGAACCCTGGAGCGACGCCTTGTCCGCTGA